The Thermanaeromonas sp. C210 genome segment CCTGCCAGAAGGCGCCCGCTACCTCTGGCACCAGTCCGTCGGTTACCACCAGCGCCGTCTCGGTGTCTTGTAGAGCCAGGCATTCTACAAGGGCCCGACGGGCAATTTCTTTTAAGTCTACGTGGTTCAACACCTTCCACCCCCATCAACCGCCTGCCAGATACGGCACAAAGACTACCATGTCGCCATCCTTGACCACCGTCTCCAGGCCGTCCAGGGTATAGATACTGCGGCCATTCACTATCACTGCTACGGGCATCCTCCCTCCCGGCCCTTCTACCGCCGGGCCATCCAGGAGTTTAACGATCTGCCTTATTGTACTGCCGGGCTCTATTTCCAGTTCCTCCACCGCCTTACCAAATTTGGCCCTACTGTCCCCTGCGAACCGCAAGTGAATCTTGGCCATCCCTTCCCTCCCTCCGGGTTTAGAGGACATACCCCTATAGTAGTTCAATAGGCGTATATTCCACCTCCGGATGCCCGTATCGGGCTCCACTGAAGGCCCGCGCGCCCTGAGGCGTCTTCATGCTTTCCCGCAGCCGTTGGTGGCACGGTACGCCCACCAGGGCCATGGGCTGGCCTTCCTCTATCTCAACGCTCATAATCCCCCGACCCGATTTCGGGTCCAACATGCATACCAGATCGGGGAAGACCGCCTTGAGTTGGTCCTTTATCCACAGGACCATGGTCTCATTCTTGATGACCATATGGGCCCGCGCACGACCGCAGTCGTCCTCACCGCTCAACCAGACGTTGGTAAGGTAAAAGCCTCCCCTATCTTCTCCTTCCACCTTCTCCACCGTCCCGCGGAAGAGGAGCTTCCCACCCATTACCTCAGCCACCCTCTGGACGGGATCCTTACCTTCATTCCTGGCGGCGATGACCGCCCGGCCGATCTCCAGGGCTTTGCTGATGGTTCGCGGGATGACAGCCTGCTTCAGTTGAGCCCCGGACATGGGGTAATGGTTGTTAGCACCCAGGCCGCCCCCTCTGGTGACCATCCAGCGACCTATCTCGTCGGCGAACACCGGGTCTACCTGTTCGGCCACGATGATGGTGTTGCCCTCGGCGTCTACCAGAGGCATAGGGGTCAAGGAAACCCCGTGGCCCAGGAAACTGGTCATCTGGGTCTCCGGAGCCGACCTCCCCAGGGCATCTCCATCCACGGTGGCGATACCCAACCGCGCGGCCAGGGAAAGCATTACGGGGGTATTGAGACCGCCTACCTCAAAGGGTACTACATAGTCCACCCGGCGGTTTAAATACCTCTCCATGGCCCTGGTGGCTTCCAGCAGTTCAAATTTCTTCTCCCACCGGTCGAGCAGGTCATGAATGCTCCACTGCTCCAGGGTCTTCACCGAGCCCATAATTCCGCCGCAGACTACCAGGGAATCGTCTGGTACCTGGTCGGGATCGACCAGCACCAACTCCCTCCCCTCGGCCAGGTCCTTCTCCAGGATGGCGCGTCCCCACTCGGGGTTGCCTCCCCCACCGGTGCCCAGGATGGCGAGGCCCTCCAGGAGGGGATCGATATCTCTCGCTGTTAGCCGATAGCTTGCCATAATAACCTCTCCTTCTTTACTCGGGAAGAAGTCTTCCCATAGCTTCCAGTTCCCTGGCTACTCCATCCAGCCCCAGCTCTACCAGCGTTTCCCGCTTGGGCCAGCTGGTCTTCGGATCCCAGTTATGCAGGGTATAGTAGGCATCCAACATTTCGTCCAGCTTTTCCTGGGAAAGCACGGTAGCTCCCTCAGGAAGGTCAGGAGCTGGCTCGTTCAGAAGCCGCCAGGGTGCGGTATCATCCTGCCGGGTAGCCCCTTCTCGAACGTTAAAGGCTTTTTCGATGTTAACTATCCTCCGCCCGGCCTTCATAATCTCATCTTCCGACATTTCCAGGCCCGTAGCGGCAGCGAACAGCCGGGCCATACGGTCAGGGGTAACCCCAAAGAGGGCCGTGGTGGTGAAGGCGCAGAATCCAAGGGAGTCCGTTACCGCGTAGCAGTCTTCATGCCGCCGGACGATTTCGGCCCTTTTTTCTGTCAAGTAAGGATTGGCATATTTTTCATCCCCGGTGATGTCTTTAATAATCGCCCTGGCTTCCGGGCTAAGGCCAAATTCCGCAAAGGTCTCGGTGTGCAGGTGGTCGGCCCCTCGAGGGTTGACTGCAAAGGCCAGAGCGTAAGCCATGGCCTTCCGCGTGTCCACTCTGGACTGTTCCAAGCCCTTGACCTCTATGGCCCACTTCCAGGAATCCTGGCCTACTTGCTGGGCCGCCCGCCGGACACCCTCGGCCAGCAGATTGCCTAAACCCTCCCGGAAGGCGATTTGCCTGACCATCTCCACTACGGCTTCGCCGTTACCCCAGGTAAGCTCCAGACCGCCGGTATCCTTTTTGGTCAGAACCCCGCGTTCATAACATTCCATGGCCCAAGCTATTACATTACCCACGGAGATGGTATCCATTCCGTAAAGGTTGCAGAGTTCATTGCCCTTCAGGATATATTCCCACTCATACACGCCGCACCCGCAGCCCAGGGAGCCCAGGGTTTCCAGCTCCGGTCCTCCGGAATAGCAGCCAGCATATTTGCCATGGTCCAGCTCCGTGTAACGGTGACAGCCTAGAATGCAGCTGTTGCAGCCTACCTTACGCTTCAGGTACCGTTCAGCCAGGATTTGGCCGCTGATTTTTTCTAGATTGGGATGGGAACCCCGACGCCAGTTGTCGACGGCAAAGCCCCTCAGCTCATTCAAGGGGAGCACAGAACCCGAAGTGCCGTAGGCGTGCAGACCGCTGGAGCCCGAATCTGCCAGGAGCCCCTTCACGCACTCCTGTACTACCTTCCAATAGGTTACCGGGTCCTTCAAGGCTATTTCGCCGCTGCCTTTGACTGCGATAGCTTTGAGTTTCTTGGATCCCATCACGGCACCCCCGCCTCCACGAGCTGCCGTGTTGTAAATGGAGCACATGACCCCGGCCATCTTGACCAAATTCTCCCCCGCCTGCCCGATGCAGGCCACCTCGATTTCCTCACCGAGCTCCTCCCGCAAGATCCGGGTTGTTTCGCGCACGTCTTTACCCCACAGATGGGCGGCGCTCCGTACTTCCACACGATCGTCTTCGATGTATATATAAACTGGCCGGGCGGCCGCCCCGTGAACTACTAGGTGGTCGTAACCGGCGTACCGTAACTCTGTTCCCCAGTGCCCGCCTGAGTTGGCCTTTAAGTAGAGACCGGTAGCCGGGCTCTTGCAGGTAATGGTGGTCCGGCCGCTGGAAGGAGCGCCGGTGCCGCTGAGTTTGCCGGCGCCAAAGATAAGCACGTTCTCGGGCCCCAGGGGGTCGATACCCGGTTTAACCAGGTCCCAGAGGAGCTTAGCATTGATCCCCCGCGAGCCGAGAAAGGCGGCTTCCAGTTCCTTAGAGATCGGCTCAGTCCACGTCCTCCCCTCCGACAAATCCACATGCAGAATAACCTTGGCCTTCGTCATAGCTCCCCCTCCTTTTGCCTTAGCTCTCGTACCGAATGGCCTGCGGGAGCTGGCACATGGTGACGCACGCAGGCTCTCCTCCGCACAGGTCGCACTTAAAGGCTACTCCCTTTTCAGCGTCAAAAAAGATGACGCCGTACGGGCATGCCTCAATACATGCCTGACAACCGGTACATTCGTCGCTGAAGAGAAGGACTTCGTTTCGTTCATTTCTCCGGATGGCCTCCACAGGGCACGCATCCATGCAGGGTGCCTCATCGCATTGCCGGCACACCACCGGGGTGGATTCCTCAATCTCCTCTTTCTTTTTGATCCGGATACGCGCCCGGCGATAGCTGGGCGCTTTTTCGTGCACCAGGGAGCAGACCATCATACAGGCTTTGCACCCCGTGCAGTTTTCGGGAGTCACCACAATCTTTCCCACTGTTACGACCTCCTTTGTCTGGTTCTTTATCCGCGCTCAAAGCGTCCGCCACCCGCCGGGGAAGCCGTCCCGTACTTAACCCTGAAGGCGATCCAGGAAAGGACGGTAAATAGGGTCTTGCTTCAGCCGTTCGCTTAACGCCTGGCCGCCCGCCTTGATGATCATGGCCAGTTCGGCCGCCCTGCGGCCGATGGTAGCGGCCCCGCGCAGCGCCACCCTCATGTCCAGACTCCCTGCATTCTCCTTACTCTCCAGCACATTCCGGCCCCCTTCATTGTACGTCCAGGCCGCAGCGCCGATATAGGCCTCCCACATGTCGCCCGTCACCGGCACGCATCCCATGACAAGGGCGTGGTTGATGAGGTCGGTAATGGTATGCTCCTGGCCGGAGAACAGGTGGCACCCCTGGGCAATGGCACCTACAACCTTCATGCTTTTGGGCAGGGTAGCCTCCCCCTCAAAAAGGCCGGCGTAGCGGCCGAACAGGCTGTTGCCCAGCCGGTCGATAAAGGCCTTGAGCTGGGCCGGAATGCCCATATGGTACACCGGTACCGAATAGATAATGGCATCCGCCTCCAGCCACTTTTCCCGCAGCTCCTGGAAATCATCTTGGAAGATGCACTCGCCCTGCTTTTCGCCGCAGCGGGAACAACCGATGCAAGGGGCAAATTTCTTCCCCCGGATGGAGTACAGTTCGGTTGCCACTTCACCTGGTGCCACCTGCTGTGCAGCTTCCAGGGCTTTCTCCAGGAGATACTGGCTGTTCCCCTTTCTAGGGCTTCCACAGATACCTAAAACCTTTATCATTCGTTCCCCTCCTAACCGAAGATAAACATACCTCTTCTTAAATTAACACCGGTGTCTCAGAAAATCCCCTAAAGCTTCCAGGAAACTTTCGGCGGCTTCCAGGGTGGCCGTAGCCCCCATATGACCTACTCGGAAGGTGTCTTCCTTGTGGGGACCCAGGCCTCCGCTTATATAAATGCCGTGTTTCTCTTTGAGGAAAGAGACTATATCCTCAGCCTTAACGTCGGGAGGGCATTTCACCGCCGTAACTAAAGGAAGCGGTTCTCCCTGGGCCAGCGTTTCCAACCCCAAAACAGCGACTCCTTCCCGGATATGCCGGGCAACTTCTTCATGGCGCCGGAAGCGCTGCTTGAGCCCCTCCTGGTACATCTGGTCCAGGCTAACCTTCAAAGCCCGTACAGTATTGACCGCCATAGTGATACCGTAAGGCTGGAAACGGCCTTGTTTCTTCTCGAATTCCTGCCATACCCGAAGATTCAGGTACCATCCTACCGGAGGGGATTGGCGGGCCACCAGGAATTCTTGTGCTTTTTGGCTAACAGCGATTACGGCCAATCCCGGTGGTGCCGAAAGGCCCTTCTGGGAAGCAGTTACACACACGTCCACTCCCCAGTCATCCATTAAGAACTCCATTCCTCCCACCGAACATACGGCATCTACGAAAAGAAGTACGCTCCGACGGCTGGTAATCTCTCCGATCTCTTTAACAGGGTTAACCACGCCGGTAGAAGTTTCACCATGAACTACTGCTACCGCCTTTACATCCCTTTCTTCTTTGAGAACCTTGTCTACCAAAGCCGGATCCACCGGCTGGCCCCATTCTCCTTTTACTCGCACTACCCCAATGCCGTAGGTCTCGGCGATCCACGCTATCCGTTCGCCAAAAAAGCCGTTGTCCACTACCGCTATTCTTTCGCCCGGGGCTGCCAGGGTATTTACGGCCGCCTCGACGCCCGCATGGCCCGAACCCACGGTTAAATACACTTTTCCTTTAGTACCCAACAAAGGTTTAAGGCTGTCCCTTGTTTCGTTGTATTCCCGAACCCACTCTTCCCCGTAGTGAGGAACTATCGGCTGGCTCATAGCAGCCCGCACCTCTTGGGTTAGAGCGCAGGGGCCCGGTATCATCAACAGCGGCTTTTCCATCTTATTTACCTCCTCAGGGGAACCTGCCCCCCTTAGCCC includes the following:
- a CDS encoding aldehyde ferredoxin oxidoreductase family protein; this encodes MTKAKVILHVDLSEGRTWTEPISKELEAAFLGSRGINAKLLWDLVKPGIDPLGPENVLIFGAGKLSGTGAPSSGRTTITCKSPATGLYLKANSGGHWGTELRYAGYDHLVVHGAAARPVYIYIEDDRVEVRSAAHLWGKDVRETTRILREELGEEIEVACIGQAGENLVKMAGVMCSIYNTAARGGGGAVMGSKKLKAIAVKGSGEIALKDPVTYWKVVQECVKGLLADSGSSGLHAYGTSGSVLPLNELRGFAVDNWRRGSHPNLEKISGQILAERYLKRKVGCNSCILGCHRYTELDHGKYAGCYSGGPELETLGSLGCGCGVYEWEYILKGNELCNLYGMDTISVGNVIAWAMECYERGVLTKKDTGGLELTWGNGEAVVEMVRQIAFREGLGNLLAEGVRRAAQQVGQDSWKWAIEVKGLEQSRVDTRKAMAYALAFAVNPRGADHLHTETFAEFGLSPEARAIIKDITGDEKYANPYLTEKRAEIVRRHEDCYAVTDSLGFCAFTTTALFGVTPDRMARLFAAATGLEMSEDEIMKAGRRIVNIEKAFNVREGATRQDDTAPWRLLNEPAPDLPEGATVLSQEKLDEMLDAYYTLHNWDPKTSWPKRETLVELGLDGVARELEAMGRLLPE
- a CDS encoding flavodoxin family protein, which codes for MIKVLGICGSPRKGNSQYLLEKALEAAQQVAPGEVATELYSIRGKKFAPCIGCSRCGEKQGECIFQDDFQELREKWLEADAIIYSVPVYHMGIPAQLKAFIDRLGNSLFGRYAGLFEGEATLPKSMKVVGAIAQGCHLFSGQEHTITDLINHALVMGCVPVTGDMWEAYIGAAAWTYNEGGRNVLESKENAGSLDMRVALRGAATIGRRAAELAMIIKAGGQALSERLKQDPIYRPFLDRLQG
- a CDS encoding MoaD/ThiS family protein, encoding MAKIHLRFAGDSRAKFGKAVEELEIEPGSTIRQIVKLLDGPAVEGPGGRMPVAVIVNGRSIYTLDGLETVVKDGDMVVFVPYLAGG
- a CDS encoding pyridoxal-phosphate-dependent aminotransferase family protein encodes the protein MEKPLLMIPGPCALTQEVRAAMSQPIVPHYGEEWVREYNETRDSLKPLLGTKGKVYLTVGSGHAGVEAAVNTLAAPGERIAVVDNGFFGERIAWIAETYGIGVVRVKGEWGQPVDPALVDKVLKEERDVKAVAVVHGETSTGVVNPVKEIGEITSRRSVLLFVDAVCSVGGMEFLMDDWGVDVCVTASQKGLSAPPGLAVIAVSQKAQEFLVARQSPPVGWYLNLRVWQEFEKKQGRFQPYGITMAVNTVRALKVSLDQMYQEGLKQRFRRHEEVARHIREGVAVLGLETLAQGEPLPLVTAVKCPPDVKAEDIVSFLKEKHGIYISGGLGPHKEDTFRVGHMGATATLEAAESFLEALGDFLRHRC
- a CDS encoding DUF917 domain-containing protein produces the protein MASYRLTARDIDPLLEGLAILGTGGGGNPEWGRAILEKDLAEGRELVLVDPDQVPDDSLVVCGGIMGSVKTLEQWSIHDLLDRWEKKFELLEATRAMERYLNRRVDYVVPFEVGGLNTPVMLSLAARLGIATVDGDALGRSAPETQMTSFLGHGVSLTPMPLVDAEGNTIIVAEQVDPVFADEIGRWMVTRGGGLGANNHYPMSGAQLKQAVIPRTISKALEIGRAVIAARNEGKDPVQRVAEVMGGKLLFRGTVEKVEGEDRGGFYLTNVWLSGEDDCGRARAHMVIKNETMVLWIKDQLKAVFPDLVCMLDPKSGRGIMSVEIEEGQPMALVGVPCHQRLRESMKTPQGARAFSGARYGHPEVEYTPIELL
- a CDS encoding 4Fe-4S dicluster domain-containing protein, producing MGKIVVTPENCTGCKACMMVCSLVHEKAPSYRRARIRIKKKEEIEESTPVVCRQCDEAPCMDACPVEAIRRNERNEVLLFSDECTGCQACIEACPYGVIFFDAEKGVAFKCDLCGGEPACVTMCQLPQAIRYES